The Cydia pomonella isolate Wapato2018A chromosome 22, ilCydPomo1, whole genome shotgun sequence genomic interval TTCAAATGAGTTATTAAATTGTgtgcattatcttagtacatttttttgtgttaaaatataGATAGAATATATAGAATGGCAAAATTTTATAAACTGTTCTGTAAAGATGACTATTGCAGTGATATTTCAATATTTCACGCTCCTTTTTCGCCCGACTTATTATTTCAGCAACACgtgttcatgttttttatggATTTTGTGTCTTTTTCTAGGCTCTTCAAATGGCAATAgtgcttaatttaaaaattaggaAAAGTCTCCTAAGACCATTCTCGAATAGCAGCACGGGATCACGTGACTGCCCTCGCTGCTCCAAGCCCACAATATTATCTGACATAAATCTTTATTatcttttggtttactcctagttttaccttccatttataaacatactttgcctcagaactacaaaaatatagtaaaatacacacctgaacgagaaaaattgagtttatttgtggaccatagttgggagctttggactatagttgggtggttttacggtatcttatattaaatcttaatttatttttaaaggaatTGAAAGAGGAAGCCAGCAAGCGCCTCGCGCCGTACCAGGTGCCCAGAAAACTGTTGGTGGTGAAGGAAATGCCCAGGAACGTGATGGGAAAACTAGACAAGCAGAAAATACGTGAACTGTATCGTGAGGAGTTGAAGATGTAATGCAGTACTCGTGGAACAAAAAGGTACTTATGGTGATATTGTCAGGATAAGCTATGTAACCCTGTCCAAATAAGTctattatcaaaatattcagTACAAAAGTTATATATAAGAAAGTATTGCTTGTAATCAATGAACTAGAATAATTATAAGTCTGTttaaaactcaaaaattacCTCaccttaaacatttttttatggctTTTTTAGGGTTAAACCGTAATTGTGAAACCAACGTCTGTTCTCAGTCTCCTTGCCAGAGTAAAATAAATTGGTACCACTGATAATCCGCAACATGCCGACGAACGTATAAAATCTTGCCAGGGTATAGATACTATATGTACTATATGTACTGTACTATAGATTCAGTGATATAGATCTGTAAAGACAAATTCAAGCTTTCATATTGATCACTGGTGCAGGTGGCGTTATACAGCTCCGTACATTATGCTGTAACTCTGGTTGTCAGAACTTGACGTTTGACAAGACCACAAAACATGGCATAATACAATGCAACCTATTTCAGCTGCCAAATTGCGTCATAATGTTTTCTTgaaccgtaaaaccacccaactatagtccaatactgcaactatggtccacaagttcaaaaggaaattaagtatctataccaatgttccttttggtttactcttagttttaccttccatttataaacatactttgccttagaactacaaaaatatagtaaaatacacacctgaacgagaaaaattgagtttatttgtggaccatggTTAGGAGCTTTGGACTACAATTGGGTGGTTTACAAATAAATCTTTGCGTTTAACGGATATATCAGTATGTAACTGAACGTAAATTTATTACTCAAACCACCATACtgagaaacttttactatggaccccgaaatcgcgaataaaAATTGACTCTCAACATCAGGccatcagaccagcaaaatgtatgaaacagacaaaaattttttcgcgatttcggggttggtcccatagtaaaagttgctcagtatgacttgAACATTAACGGGTTTAAGTAATTACTTCATGTTCAGTTACTTGCTGTATAGAATACGCTTACAAATTGCCTTAAATGCCTTTAATAAATATagctttttgtattgtttttaaataaactattattgttgttttctattttaagtgaaataaaatgcatttattgattgttattgttgttataatttaataaataatgttcataataatacaaatacttatgTTGTGTAATTCATTTGTTGAATAAATGACATTTgctttgaaaattatttttatttaataattcacATTCACTAATTTTTTAATCAGTTTTAATAATACACGTGGGTGTCCAAGTGGTAATACGCGCTTGTATCAATaaatccaatttttttattaattagtccATTTATCATCTGAATCATAATAGACTTCCATTCCTTGAGACTTTAATTTCCTTCATCTTGATTGAGAGCGTAACGTTTGTTTTCCggccaaacattgtctatggaaatatagttttataaaatatatgcgaTAGGCCACCTCATCgtttcatatttgtcttttgcaaaacttatctagtgacctacgtatttttatattattaatatctttatatatattaatacgacatatgtaaatatgttctataataattataacgtgtaaattggttttactaataaataacttatgacaGCACTATGCCCGAATTtagcgatgtcccgctcgcacatcggAATCGATCCGCAAATTCCGTAATCAATGTGTAGTCACGTCTAAAGATATCCATACGGTCAAAGTGCCAGAAACTCGTCTTCGCATCAGTCGAAATGCAGCCTAGTCCTTCGGTGGAGGTTCAGTGATTCAACTATAGATCatcgctggaagtcgccagcatcATGCTGAGATGACACCATTTTGCAGCACTTTCTCCTTCCcatgtttttctatttttaaccaCCGACGCAAAAGAGGgatgttatatgtttgacgctaATGTCTGtgtgtggcatcgtagctctccaaagAATGAatcgatttcgatgcggtttttatTATGTgcaagcgagtttccttgcggtggccTTTCGCTATGTTTGGTGGAAATTGATCCAGCAGTTTGAGGAGTTATTACCAGttcttttcaaaaatcttatacctttaaacgagcaattcttgtctatatatctttatatatttctgtgatctcgaaaacggctccaacgatttcgctgaaatttggtatatgggggtttttgggggtatacaatcgatctagattagtcttatgtttgggaaaacgcgtgttttcgagttttcatgcgtttttatttcgacgcagaatatggtcgctaatttcgtgttgccggccactgtccgtctggcccagcgggttaagacgcggacggctagaaacgagtgttacggaatcgaatctcgcccggtaactaacttttgttttttttttatatatgttcaagttttttttttttttaatttttattgttttagacaagtttaatttagtaaaaaaaatgtacttaaatgtagttaagattatcacctatacatcaccatattacaatagatagttataaccgagcaacgctcggtcgcccaggtactgataTATAGCATAGGTAGCATATCTGGCATAAAATGGATTTATTTGGCATGAAGCgtatgattatttttacattattaatgtattattttctcTTCTGCGTTTGtgcttacaaataaattatttatattgtattatatttaaagaaacTTTCCTAGAAGCTACGTAATCCTGAACCCGGCTACATCAGCCATGGCGTCGGCGACCCGGTCGGCCACGGCGGCGCTCGCGTTGGCGCCCATCAGCCCCACGCGcaccgccgcgcccgccgacGGGCCCAGCCCGGGGGTTATCATGATGTTGTGCCTGTAACCATATATAATTATCAGAATAAGACCCTATAGTAGTAGTCGATTTGTAGTTGGCCCCGATCAgccaaattttttaatttttttaaagttttttaaacctgcataaaaaatggttcggtcaatttaaccggttattgaattacaagtcctatggaaattgcaataagataaaaaattacaaatggaaaaatagtttgtgatttcttgtgtggtccctctacagttactgagtgccggcgagtcgaacgctaccgaaccagtctaaaatgtgtcatcGAGATGCGTAACagaggcgcgttatcggagagtgCACCttcactggttttttgagcgttggactagcccgcgctcaggtgccaattagaattatacataactttttttaacgtgcggtatcctgccttttcgccgaaaattgtaatgccgaatttcacttgccaaccaaatttttcgcagacgttttagttggcataataacttttaccaaataattatttcgcaaccatttcatttcccaaccccatagttgggaaatgaaaattgcgtactaggttgggttaggttaggttggattatgtaaagttgggaaatgaaatacactgcaggacggaggccgaggaggaaggcgcgtcaaaccatctggcgcgcctagcgtgaagggccttcgggcttTAGCGAAGGAGTCGCTCgtgggcggctgccgccggtggggtcgcggatgagtacgcaagcgttcctgtaaccccaccaataggGCGACGAGGCGGCATACAGGGGGGTTTTTAGTAGGTATACCGTGGGCcccattagcctagacgggagtcccacataaccactcgggtaaCCCCCCGcgcccgggtggtatgcggaatgcattttcccccctaacaaaaaaaaagggaaATGAAATTCGCAAATGAAATTtggcgaaaagttggttggcaaatgaaattcggcaatataattttcggcgaaaaggcagagaacCGGCACGTGCGTATCTTACCAGATTAacagaaatttaatttaaaaacgtaTACGTAGTAGGGGTATTTTCTAGTGACGCATTTGATTGGCCCGACGGATATCTATAGTCTGTCAtttctgtcagtagaaaaaagcggcaaatttaaaagtcattcccatagaaaattagaaatttcataatacgagtaaataatataataattcccaataaggtctagttttaATGTACCCTCTGTaataactagtgcctacgccattGGCTTTATTGCCATTGGGATTAATTCCCAAGCGGACCCCGGGCCCCCATGAgttgtggcaaaatgccgggataacgcgagcaAGAAGAGAAGATTAGAAATTAGCGCCtgtttctactgacaaacttgtttggccaactatagggaccgtgcgcgttggagggtctgccatcttgtggtctgaatcggaaccataaacaggcacatttacacgtcaagtatTTTCTTGTGCacagtaggttctgccatcttgtgggctacatcagaacaataaaaatcacatttacgcttcgcgccaaaaatctgacagctcctgtgctgcctcctacagttcatgcacgctccctatacttaCTTGCTCCTCATTTCAGCTACAAACGTATTGCACTCAATCCCCGGTAATATCACAGTAGTGACAGCATTTGTGCGGTCCTTTGGTCTTCGCACGAGGAAGTGGAAGCCGTGCGCGCGCAGGCGCGCGTGGAAGCGCGCGGTGACGGTGAAGTGGCGCGCCCATGCGCGGGGGAGCGACTCGTGCGCAAGCTGCGAGAGGCAGGCGCGGAGGGCCCAGAGCAGGGGGCTGCTCAGCGTGTGGTGGTAGCTGGTGAAACAAAAGGCGGGGAGGATAATACGCAACGcttcataaataaataggataggtaaatataacaatttatactgtgttaatatgatataaatatgtattaaccttagtattataagtgtaaggcctgagtggacgctcggagcggagcgttcggcggggcgtgcagcggggcgggcgaGCGTGAGATAGAGCGTCCAGCGAGTGGCCTCAGTGCACGCTCACCGCTCGTGTTAATCGGTCGCATTCACCATGGCATCGACGTCGGACGACATTCTCGATTTCTTTTTAGAAGAGACTTCATGGCTCAAAATGTATCGTGTTTATACAAAGCAAAGAAGACGGTTTGGAGAATTTCCCACTTTATACGAAACCTTAAGAAGCAATggattaaaagtgaaaataaatactttaatttaccttccatttatttaaACAGTCTATTTTTGTAATGATAGCCAAAATGCTGgtttatattgtatttcaataattatttgtttgcaCGACATGACTGCACGCTCTTATCGCCGCTGCAAATCACAAACAGGTTTGAACCTCTCCGCGACGCCCCGCTCGACGCCGCATTGCCCGCAAACTTGCCCGCTCGGCATTCGCTTTGAGCAGCGTCGACTCAGGACACCAGTATGAgtttcatttgtttaacatgcacgccgcacgccccgccccgctgcacgcccgactcgagcgtccactcaggccttacactaagttaatcatataatttaggttaaggtactaacgttgaaaatgagtacctcatttcgccgttaaacgtaagtttagCGAACCTAacataagtttaaaatgtaccatactatttttgatatatatgtatataaagggCGTGGCGCGCCCTATGCGCATGGTAGGGATTCGTGCGCAAGCTGCGAGAGGCACGCGCGGAGGGCCCGGGagcctaccgcaaaaatcgaaattcgcaaatagcggggatctttctcttttactctcactatgacgTAGTTAGAGTGACAGGGAAAagtgcccgcaattgacgaacttaaATTTTCGCGGTAATAGCCCAGACCAGGGAACCGCTCAACGTGTGGAAGGCGTTTTGAGAGATAGGGTATAATACAGCGAAATGATATCTCATACTATGAAGcatcagggtgcctagccaagatgccaatcgtttgcgctacgacaacgaaacgctgtctctctatcgcactaatatgtaagagtgatTTGCGACTGACCAAGATTGGCATCTTGGTCAGCCGCAAATAGCGGACTTAagaggaaaataaaaatatttgctcaCAAGAAAGTATCGTCATAACATTTCCACTGCCGCGCTAAAAGCTTTACGTCGAAGTAGAACGGCAGGTTGTGGTTCCTGCTGAATATTTTCGccctgaaaaataaataaaataaacaataattgtcaatacataggtatattatattatcatatTCTACACGGTCAAGTATTTCGAAAAACTAAATCATAAAACCCAAGATTCGTCGAAGAATCGAAGAGACAATTACATATGACACGACGCTCGTCGACGACGCCCCACTCGTCCACCAGTAGCTTCATCTGAAGAAGACACTCGTGGAGTAACTTACTCTGCGCGGGCGCTGAACGCTACGGGCGCTACGCCGGCCGGCCCGCTCAGCGCCTTCTGGCACGACGCATACGCACCGTCGACACCCCACTCGTCCATCAGGAATGGCTCTGCGCCTAGAGATGCTACTGTGTCCACTAGCAATAACGTGTCGTATCTGTAAACGGGTATGTAATTTAGTTTATACTTAGTTGTTAGTAGGACTGAGTAGTACTGTAGGAGCATCAAATAACGAAGATATTTCAAGAACCGCTCCTTATTTGGGAAGACTGCGAGCCAAAGTAGTGGGACCTTAAAAATTCTCAAATCGTGATCATTGAAGTTCTTAGTGAGTAATcctttttgaagtgaaaacttctttagcggcgctgtgcactttttgtgatggggaaaaaatgttaaactcgtgacaggtcacgtgaccgacagattcgtcagattgaaaattcgtaagacggataCGTGACCAGAGCCCCGCCCCTACTGGGGTActgtatccctagtgtaaatttattttgagtttccaaaacgtcccgcttggcgcgctgtttctaaatccaaaatgagacttaacgcaaacgcgtacgtcacgtttcgcaatcgaataaatttacactaggggctctgatcgaacaactgttacaatgtcattgaagccataGACTGCCGGCGCGGCGTAGGAGAggaagtattgtattttaccacataaatgatagtacttttatactgttAAATAAAGCAATtggtgcaaaattattccctaaccattccaaaatatcaaaaatacacaacgttaatattcaagttttcacttctgccggcactcccggagtgcaacccgttgctttttttttcgttcTTAGTCAAAAGTCAGAAGTCGACTTCAAGGAATTGTTGGCGAAGACTTTGTCAATgcaatttattcaattcaattcaacgAGACGTAACTATCTATTGTGGATAATGAGGCCCTCGCAGTGAGCCTCCACTTGCCACGCGGTCTTCAGCGTTAATGGAACATTGGACTATTGTGGTGCAATTTCTGTGTCATGTCTTTATTACTCTACGTTTTACAACTATTACgatcaaaaatatatctaaaatatgTGGTATTTACTTATGGCAAAGGTCTCCAAGTCCCTTCAAGGTCTGCAGGGTACCCGTGGAGGAATCGCCGTGGGTGATGAACAGGCCAGCAGGGTGGTGCCGTTCCAGAGCAGACTCCAGCTCTTCAAGAGAGAACGTCGTGAAAGGTTCTGAGGTTTTGATTGTCTCTACTCTAATACCTAGAGCAAGAAGAAACAGATAAGTAGTTGGcgaacaaaatattatttagtatatcttcatcgcgaaaaaaaatctacGTGGCTCCAATTCCTAGATGAATAGACTATGGATGGTCTTCCCTGATCTAAATACTGCCAAGTAATTCAAAGCGTATTACGTTGCACTTGCCCTGGTGGTGCCCTGCTTGCCTTGGTGGTCCataattacctacataaatgTGGGATCGGGAGGTCTATGTTCGCAACAACTAAGTACCGTTTTCTactatttatactatttattcgtatggcatgCATGGTTAGGCAATAGGAGTACAGATTTGAGGTTGTGAAGCCAGGTAACTGTGAAAGGTGTCAAGACATCTAGATCCTCAGCTGATCTATCTCGTAGgcttaatttcatttaattgttTCTAACATAAGTGGGGTTGGAAGGAGTCTCCCCTCTTCGAGTAACCTTTTTCAACTGACAAAGCTAGATTACCAGGATATAGCTTAGAACTCCGAGTATCATGATTCATGAGGCTTCACGGCAAACAATCGCGCTAAGGACATTAAAATGCCTCTGCCTCCAAACATACAAAACTTCCattcgctctattttctttgtaataGTACCTGAGGGTATACTGCGTTCGACGACgaacgtacgaatttacaagtacgACAGAGAGGCAAGACGTCGAACgtacgtggttcgcggtaggccctcagacatAGCGAGATTTATACGTAAGTTTTAGAAtgagcgtaacttcgattgtatcgGAGCGGTTTTTTGGCGTCGTGTGACTTTGTCTCCTAGCCATGTCCTTTGCCCTCTCGTCCTAGAACCCCCGACTGGGCACAAAAAGCAACTCCCCCGGTTCGATGGGGTTGCAGATGACCGTCTCCATGCCAGATGTGCCCTGACCCGCTCACTGCTTCAACCTTCGGACGCAGCATGACTTCTGGCCATGTCCTTAGTCGTCTCGTTCCAGAATCCCCAACTGGGCACGAGCAGTAGCTACCCCGGCGCGATCAGGTTGCTGATGACTGTTTCCATGCTGGCGTGCCCGGACCCGCTTACTGCTTTATCCTTCGGACTCACCTTGTCTCCTGGCTATGTCCATAGCTCTCTCGTCCCAGAATCCACGGCTGGGCACGAGCAGCAGCTCCCCCGGTGCGATCAGGTTGCAGATGACGGTCTCCATGCCGGCGTGCCCGGACCCACTGACGGCTAGCACCAGCTTGCTACGCGTCTGAAACGCGTACTGGATGCCAGCGCGAATGTCTTGGATTACcttaaaaaacaaagaagaagatATGTTAATTGAATTAAGATGGAGTCAAGTCGTACTTTAGATGGAGATTAGGCCTATTTTTATCAGCGATGAAAAAGATATTGATATTTAAGTGAGTTGATGGTAAAAGGAGATACCTAGCACTAAATACTCAACACTAGAGTAAAGTTGTCAATCAGTCCACACTCGGCATATGTGGACAATCACGGGTGACGCCAAAGGCCGCAGGGCcagatttaggggagggcaaccggggctactgccccgggcctccacaaaaaagcccccccccacaatagagaattcggtaaatttaccattttatttggaaaaaatttggggccaaggggcctccactcctttattgcccgaggcctccagacctctaaatccggcattgccaaagggcggggggggggggggtcgcctagagaacaaaatttctaactaaatgtatgcccctccccTTGGCCATCGGCCATATGAACGAagtgacacatactgcttttcacatcacctatgaggaaatcaTTATGTTTCAACATACACATTACTTATTCAAgctaaaaataatagaatgcaaaaattacaaaatttgtgtcctagaacagaaaagtttgatccctcctagcagggagAAAAAGTTCCACTTTGATCCGTCCTAGCAAGAAAGCGAAAGCTCTTTTCCGAATAGGTGTTGAAAAAAGTATAGTTCAATAGCCGAATCTGACGGCTTCCTCACAGAACGCAGAACGTAttagcattgcgatacaacgaggaaatgccaccagcatccttggtacagtcacgtctaaaaatatcgatacgaattACGtgccaaaaaaatgtatacactacctttaTATATGGGCAacaaagtcgtgtatacatatttttgtcacttttttcgtatcgctattttcagacgtgaccgtacaatgcctcaaggccGTATCTAAGCTAGTTATTAAGTTAGTtcagtatttgtacagttactgtaatacACATGTTTGACACTCGTTTTTCTGTTACCATAATTTAAATCTGAATTTGAATGAATTTTAGACTAACCGTTTTTATAATTCTAATATTAACCCGCTAACACTCGGCTATCCTGATAGAGGTGTATTCCCGTATTTCCTGTAgaattatacttactttttaaactaaacaaagccCCGCCTGttctatctctattgcacgtgcatatcaaataatatattgctgtcctgctcgcacagtgtcattgaccgccggcatcaTAAGCGGGCTGACTTGAACAgggggtcaatgtacgaaattttaCGTGATAAGCGTCCTATGTTTAAAGACTTACCTTATAATATTGCTCACAAGCAGGAGATATGACAGGTGCGGCAAATGCTGCGGCTACAGCTGGATATAAGTCATTCGGCCCCGGCCCGCACATAAGGGGTTTCGAAAACTCTCGGTCTCTTATTATTGGGGCGGAGACCTCAAGTCTATAGGAGGCCATTTCTGCAAAGAAACATATTCAACAACACTTATTTAACAGTATCAAGGTTTAAAGGATTTTTAGTGAAAAAGTTGAACCAGTAGCGTAgataaattatgaaatattttaataatattaatttatacattttacaggaaATAAATAGTGAGACCTAGCTGTAtcttggtatttttttaagtaacaataaacatttccgaattcagtttgcaatttaaccaactttacgtgtgttgaTTAcatttgaaatttctatgagattacattaaaaacacctttttagggttccgtagccaaatggcataaaacggaacccttatagtttcgccatgtccgtctgtctgtctgtctgtccgaggctttgctccgtggtcgttagtgctagaaagctgaaatttggcatggatatataaatcaataaagccgacaaagtcgtacaataaaatctaaaaatttaatttttttagggtacctcccctacacgtaaagtgggggtgaaaattTTTTGCGCTTCATCCCTACACTGTGGGATatcattggaaaggtctttcaaaactaataggggttttcaagaaacattttttgataaagtgaatatattcggagataatcgttccgaaagaaaaaaaatgtgtccccccccctctaacttttgaaccataggtccaaaaaatatgaaaaaaatcgcggaagtagagcttaagaaagacattaaatgaaaactatagcggacatgatcagtttagctgtttttgagttatcgcaaaaagcattcccttcatagtaaaaagacttattttaattaggtactgattatgcaaatttgcctatttctttaactcaggtgaaaggtaccgttttatcccttggttaacaatttactatactttaagctccagtttagcttattgtgacggaagagtaactacggaaccctacactgagcgtggcccgacatgctcttggccggttatttcaaATATACGTGCATTACATGGCGCAAATTAGTTACAATTTgccggtagatggcgctgtacaccattatacttagtataggtacttctgatcaaaagtctcgtctttatagttacacgagataattcaaaattGTACAGAACCCGCGGTGTGCGAGTAAAAataactcgcacttgaccggttttttgtCAGCACTTTACCAATTTACGGTACAATAATACCTACTCAGGGTCTCGGAATGAAGCCGCAAACGGACACAGACGGACAAAgtgaaataggtaggtataggaaaccgctttttacgaaaaaaattactctacaataaatcatcatcatcatcatggtcatcatcatcatcaccatgggtgttttctatgtatttaagtatttataaatatttatatattatatatatcgttgtctaagtacccccaatacaagccttattgagcttactgt includes:
- the LOC133530139 gene encoding alanine--glyoxylate aminotransferase-like — its product is MASYRLEVSAPIIRDREFSKPLMCGPGPNDLYPAVAAAFAAPVISPACEQYYKVIQDIRAGIQYAFQTRSKLVLAVSGSGHAGMETVICNLIAPGELLLVPSRGFWDERAMDIARRQGIRVETIKTSEPFTTFSLEELESALERHHPAGLFITHGDSSTGTLQTLKGLGDLCHKYDTLLLVDTVASLGAEPFLMDEWGVDGAYASCQKALSGPAGVAPVAFSARAEAKIFSRNHNLPFYFDVKLLARQWKCYDDTFFYHHTLSSPLLWALRACLSQLAHESLPRAWARHFTVTARFHARLRAHGFHFLVRRPKDRTNAVTTVILPGIECNTFVAEMRSKHNIMITPGLGPSAGAAVRVGLMGANASAAVADRVADAMADVAGFRIT